ATGCGTTTTCACATCACTTTCTGACTTAGGCAAAGGTAGCAGCTGCTCGATCACAGGAGTCTGGCTCATGGTATTAACGAATTTGTTAAATACCACGTACAGACGATCCAGCTTGCCTTCGTTGTATGCTTCTAGCATGACACGTACTGTTCCAATCAGATCTTTCAACGCCGGAGCGTCTCCAAGAGCCGATGCAGAAGCAGATACAGGGCCGCCAAAGTTATTGAAGAATTGTATGCTACGTGCACCAATGGCGCAGAATTCAACTTCTGCTCCGGCTTCACGTTGCTTCTTCACGTCTGCGACAACCTTTTTGAAAAGGTTGACGTTAAGACCACCACAAAGACCACGGTCGGTTGACACTACTATGTAACCAACACGCTTAGCCTCTCTCACTTCCAAATATGGATGCTTATATTCGAGAGAACCTTGCGCCACGTGACCGATAACTTTACGCATATTTTCTGCATATGGACGACTCGCTGCCATGCGCTCTTGTGCTTTACGCATTTTGCTCGCAGCAACCATCTCCATTGCAGACGTGATCTTCTGAGTGTTTTGCACACTCGCGATCTTGGTTTTAATCTCTTTAGCGTTAGCCATCTTTACTCTCCAATCTGGACCTGAGGCGCCTTACGACACCTCTTCGATTTACCAGGTTTGGGTTTCGACGAACTTATCGAGGCCAGCCTTCAACTCACCTTCGATGTCGGCATTGTAGTCGCCAGTATCGTTGATGGTCTTCATCAGGTCAGCATGCTCGCTGTTCATATATGAGAGCAGAGATGCTTCGAAATCACCGATTTTATTCAGCTCAACGCTCTGAAGGTAACCTTTTTCAGCTGAGAAAATAGACACAGCTTGGTCGGCAACGCTCATAGGTGCGTATTGCTTTTGCTTCATAAGTTCGGTAACACGCTCACCATGCTCAAGCTGAGCACGAGTAGCCTCATCTAAGTCAGAAGCAAACTGTGAGAACGCAGCAAGCTCACGATACTGTGCAAGTGCGCTACGAATACCGCCTGACAGTTTCTTGATGATCTTAGTCTGAGCCGCACCACCAACACGAGAAACCGAGATACCTGGGTTAACAGCAGGACGTAGTCCAGAGTTAAACAAGTCAGTTTCAAGGAAGATCTGACCATCGGTAATCGAAATTACGTTAGTCGGTACGAATGCAGATACATCACCCGCTTGAGTTTCAATAATCGGTAGAGCAGTCAAAGAACCAGTCTGGCCTTTAACTTTACCTTTAGTGAACTTCTCAACATACTCAACGTTAACACGTGAAGCACGTTCTAACAGACGAGAGTGAAGATAGAATACATCACCTGGGTATGCTTCACGTCCTGGTGGACGCTTAAGCAACAATGAGATCTGACGGTAAGCAACTGCTTGCTTAGAAAGATCATCATAGACAATCAGTGAATCTTCACCGCGGTCGCGGAAGTACTCACCCATTGAACAACCAGAGTATGGAGCCAAGTATTGCAGTGCAGCAGCTTCAGAAGCTGTAGCAACAACAACAATGGTGTTCGCTAATGCGCCGTGCTCTTCAAGCTTACGTACAACGTTAGCAACAGTAGAAGCTTTCTGTCCTACAGCTACGTATACACACTTGATACCAGTATTTTTCTGATTGATGATGGCATCGATTGCTAAAGCGGTTTTACCGATTTGGCGATCACCAATAATCAATTCACGTTGTCCACGACCAATTGGGATCATAGAATCAACGGCTTTATAACCAGTTTGCACTGGTTGAGATACTGATTTACGTTCAATAACACCTGGTGCGATAACTTCAACAGGAGAGAAACCATCGTTGTCGATAGGTCCTTTTCCGTCGATTGGCTCACCCAATGTGTTGACTACGCGGCCTAATAGACCACGGCCAACTGGGACTTCCAAAATACGACCAGTTGTTTTAACTTTATCGCCTTCTGCCAAAGTGGCATAAGGACCCATTACTACGGCACCTACAGAATCACGTTCTAAGTTCAACGCGATTGCATAACGGTTACCAGGCAGTTCGATCATCTCACCCTGCATCACGTCGGCTAGGCCGTGGATGCGAATGATGCCGTCACTTACTGCAACGATTGTACCTTCGTTGCGAGCTTCACTAACGACTTCGAACTGCTCGATCCGCTGTTTAATCAGATCGCTGATTTCAGTGGAATTCAGTTGCATGCTCAAACTCCCAATTACGATTGCAGCGAATCAGACAGACGCGAAAGTTTTCCGCGAACCGAGCCATCTATGACTAGGTCTCCTGCCGTGATAATTACACCAGCAATAAGGCTGGCATCTATGCTGCAATTAAGCTTAACTTTGCGTGCTAGACGTTTCTCTAAAGAAACACTAATATCCTGTTGCTGAACTGAAGTAAGCTCAATAGCTGAAACTACATTAGCTTCAATCTCTTTTGCCCATTCATGTTTCATTTCAACAAATAGTTGAAGTACAGCAGGTAGTGTAACTAAACGACCGTTTTCAGCCATTACCTTTAACAAGTTTTGAACTTGCACATTGATCTGCTCACCACAAACTCCGATAAAGAGTTCGCCCAGTTTATCACTGGAAAGTGCGCCAGATAGCAGAGGCTTAATGGTGTCGTTTTCACTAACCATAGCCGCGAAGTTGAGCATTTCTACCCAACTATCTACTGCATTTTGTTCAATGGCAAAGTCAAAAGCTGCCTTTGCGTAAGGACGAGCGATGGTAGTTATTTCAGCCATAACTCAAACTCCTTATTTAAAGTTCAGCAACTAGTTTATTAACTATGTCACTGTGGGCGGCTTCATCAATCGAACGCTCAAGAATCTTCTCTGCACCAGCTATGGCAAGAGCAGCAACTTGCTTACGCAAGTCTTCTTTAACGCGATTACGTTCAGCTTCAATTTCTGCTTGACCCTGAGCGATGATTTTCGCACGCTCAGTATCTGCTTCGGCTTTTGCTTCATCGACGATCTGAGCTTTGCGTTTGTTCGCTTGCTCAATGATCTCGTTAGCAGTAGCTTTAGCTTCTTTTAGCTGGTCAGTGGCTTTCGCCTGTGCCAACTCAAGGTCTTTTACGGCGCGGTCAGCATCAGCTAAACCGTCGGCAATCCTTTTTTGGCGTTCTTCGATGGCATTCATCAAAGGTGGCCAAACAAACTTCATGCAGAACCACACGAAGAGAATAAAGGCAACCGTCTGACCGATTAGGGTAGCGTTGATATTCACAACAGCCTCCTATTTAGTTTAAAGACAGAAGCGTTTTATTACAGCATTGCACCAAGAGGGTTAGTGAAAAGCATGAATAATGCGATACCAACACCGATCATAGTTACTGCATCTAAAAGACCCGCAACGATGAACATTTTAACTTGCAGCATAGGAGCCATTTCTGGTTGACGCGCAGCGCCTTCCAAGAACTTGCCACCTAGTAGGCCAAAACCGATAGCGGTACCAAGAGCACCCATACCAATTAGTAGAGCAACAGCGATAGCTGTCATGCCTAATACAGTTTCCATCTCTATCTCCAAATATTCTAAATCTAGTTAGTTTATGATTTAGTAAAAAAAGTTTTACAGCAATCCTTAATGATCTTCATGTGCCATGCTTAAGTAAACAATGGTTAACATCATGAAGATAAACGCCTGTAAGGTAATAACCAAAATATGGAAGATCAACCAACCTAGCTGTAATGTTACACCTAGAGCTGAAAGCGCCATATTTCCACCGTACATCAACGCAATAAGGATGAATATCAACTCACCTGCATATAAGTTACCAAACAGACGCAGTGCCAATGAAATTGGCTTAGCAATCAAGGTAACAGACTCTAACAGGAAGTTGACGGGTATCATTGTCCAATGGTTAAAAGGCTGCATAGTCAGCTCTTTAACAAAACCTGAAACGCCTTTGACTTTAATGCTGTAATAAATAATCAGCAAAAACACACCGATAGCCATGCTAAAGGTAATGTTTAAGTCGGTCGTAGGTACGACTTTCATGTAAGGGATACCAGCTGCAGCAGCTAGTGATGGGATCCAGTCAACTGGAACCATATCCATGAAATTCATCATGAATACCCAAACAAAAATAGTCAGTGCCAACGGAGCAATAACAGGATTGCGGCCATGGAAGGTTTCTTTCACGCTAGAATCGACAAACTCAATGATCATCTCGACAAAACATTGAAGTTTGCCAGGAACACCAGTAGTAGCCTTCTTACCAACGCTACGGAATAGCCATAAGAACAGAACACCAAGCCCAACCGAAAAGAACAACGAATCAATGTGCCATGTCCAGAAGCCTTCACCAACACTTAAGTTGGTTAGGTGATGCTGGAT
This portion of the Shewanella violacea DSS12 genome encodes:
- the atpG gene encoding F0F1 ATP synthase subunit gamma, giving the protein MANAKEIKTKIASVQNTQKITSAMEMVAASKMRKAQERMAASRPYAENMRKVIGHVAQGSLEYKHPYLEVREAKRVGYIVVSTDRGLCGGLNVNLFKKVVADVKKQREAGAEVEFCAIGARSIQFFNNFGGPVSASASALGDAPALKDLIGTVRVMLEAYNEGKLDRLYVVFNKFVNTMSQTPVIEQLLPLPKSESDVKTHRWDYLYEPDPKELLDTLLVRYVESQVYQGVVENIASEQAARMVAMKAATDNAGDLITDLELVYNKARQAAITQELSEIVSGAAAV
- the atpA gene encoding F0F1 ATP synthase subunit alpha; this translates as MQLNSTEISDLIKQRIEQFEVVSEARNEGTIVAVSDGIIRIHGLADVMQGEMIELPGNRYAIALNLERDSVGAVVMGPYATLAEGDKVKTTGRILEVPVGRGLLGRVVNTLGEPIDGKGPIDNDGFSPVEVIAPGVIERKSVSQPVQTGYKAVDSMIPIGRGQRELIIGDRQIGKTALAIDAIINQKNTGIKCVYVAVGQKASTVANVVRKLEEHGALANTIVVVATASEAAALQYLAPYSGCSMGEYFRDRGEDSLIVYDDLSKQAVAYRQISLLLKRPPGREAYPGDVFYLHSRLLERASRVNVEYVEKFTKGKVKGQTGSLTALPIIETQAGDVSAFVPTNVISITDGQIFLETDLFNSGLRPAVNPGISVSRVGGAAQTKIIKKLSGGIRSALAQYRELAAFSQFASDLDEATRAQLEHGERVTELMKQKQYAPMSVADQAVSIFSAEKGYLQSVELNKIGDFEASLLSYMNSEHADLMKTINDTGDYNADIEGELKAGLDKFVETQTW
- the atpH gene encoding F0F1 ATP synthase subunit delta gives rise to the protein MAEITTIARPYAKAAFDFAIEQNAVDSWVEMLNFAAMVSENDTIKPLLSGALSSDKLGELFIGVCGEQINVQVQNLLKVMAENGRLVTLPAVLQLFVEMKHEWAKEIEANVVSAIELTSVQQQDISVSLEKRLARKVKLNCSIDASLIAGVIITAGDLVIDGSVRGKLSRLSDSLQS
- the atpF gene encoding F0F1 ATP synthase subunit B; this encodes MNINATLIGQTVAFILFVWFCMKFVWPPLMNAIEERQKRIADGLADADRAVKDLELAQAKATDQLKEAKATANEIIEQANKRKAQIVDEAKAEADTERAKIIAQGQAEIEAERNRVKEDLRKQVAALAIAGAEKILERSIDEAAHSDIVNKLVAEL
- the atpE gene encoding F0F1 ATP synthase subunit C; protein product: METVLGMTAIAVALLIGMGALGTAIGFGLLGGKFLEGAARQPEMAPMLQVKMFIVAGLLDAVTMIGVGIALFMLFTNPLGAML
- the atpB gene encoding F0F1 ATP synthase subunit A, whose translation is MAAQTSQGYIQHHLTNLSVGEGFWTWHIDSLFFSVGLGVLFLWLFRSVGKKATTGVPGKLQCFVEMIIEFVDSSVKETFHGRNPVIAPLALTIFVWVFMMNFMDMVPVDWIPSLAAAAGIPYMKVVPTTDLNITFSMAIGVFLLIIYYSIKVKGVSGFVKELTMQPFNHWTMIPVNFLLESVTLIAKPISLALRLFGNLYAGELIFILIALMYGGNMALSALGVTLQLGWLIFHILVITLQAFIFMMLTIVYLSMAHEDH